A genomic window from Bradyrhizobium lupini includes:
- a CDS encoding thiamine pyrophosphate-requiring protein produces MSQTVSDFIVQRLHQWGVRHLFGYPGDGINGVFGALQRAEGKIGFVQTRHEEMAAFMASAYAKFSGQLGVCIATSGPGASHLITGLYDALLDHQPVLAIVGQQARNALGGQYQQELDLVSMFKDVAGAYVMQASSPAQIRHLIDRSIRIALARRTPTVIILPNDIQEEPYEDPPRAHGTLHSGIGYSAPSIKPRDADLDRAAEVLNAGKKVAMLIGAGALHATEEVIAVADRLSAGCAKALLGKAALPDDLPWVTGSIGLLGTEPSYNMMMECDTLLMVGSAFPYAEFLPKEGAARGVQIDIDASMMSIRFPMEVGLVGDAAETLRALLPRLKPKSDGAWRQGIQDDVAKWWKTLDDRAHQPAAPVNPQLVAWELSPRLPDRAIVTSDSGSCANWFARDLKMRRGMTASLSGGLASMGAAVPYALAAKYAHSDRPVIALVGDGAMQMNNMAELITAAKYWRDWKDPRFIVCVFNNEDLNQVTWEQRVINGDPKFEASQRIPNVSYSRFAELIGLSGIYVDSPRLLGSAWEQALASEMPVVLEVKTDPEVPPLPPHITLQQAKNFSLALLKGDPNESGVIKGAARQVLEKILPGNE; encoded by the coding sequence ATGTCCCAGACCGTCTCCGACTTCATCGTTCAACGTCTGCATCAATGGGGCGTGCGCCACCTCTTTGGCTATCCTGGCGATGGCATCAACGGCGTGTTCGGAGCCCTTCAGCGTGCTGAGGGCAAGATCGGCTTTGTTCAGACCCGGCATGAGGAGATGGCCGCTTTCATGGCGAGCGCCTATGCGAAGTTCTCTGGCCAACTCGGGGTCTGTATCGCAACTTCGGGCCCCGGCGCCTCGCATCTGATCACCGGGCTCTACGATGCCCTGCTGGATCACCAGCCCGTGCTCGCGATCGTCGGCCAGCAGGCACGCAATGCGCTGGGCGGGCAATATCAGCAGGAACTCGATCTCGTCTCGATGTTCAAGGATGTGGCTGGCGCCTACGTCATGCAGGCCTCCTCGCCGGCGCAGATCCGGCATCTGATCGATCGATCGATCCGGATCGCGCTGGCCCGGCGGACGCCAACGGTGATCATCCTGCCCAACGATATCCAGGAGGAGCCCTACGAGGACCCGCCGCGCGCTCACGGCACTCTGCACTCCGGCATTGGCTATAGCGCTCCAAGCATCAAGCCTCGTGACGCTGACCTCGACCGTGCCGCCGAGGTGCTCAATGCCGGCAAGAAGGTCGCGATGCTCATCGGCGCCGGCGCGCTCCACGCCACCGAGGAGGTGATCGCGGTCGCCGACCGCTTGTCCGCCGGCTGCGCCAAGGCGCTGCTCGGCAAGGCGGCGCTCCCCGACGATCTGCCGTGGGTCACCGGCTCGATCGGCCTGCTCGGCACCGAACCCAGCTACAACATGATGATGGAATGCGACACACTGCTGATGGTCGGCTCCGCCTTTCCCTATGCCGAATTCCTGCCGAAGGAAGGCGCGGCGCGCGGCGTGCAGATCGACATCGACGCCAGCATGATGTCGATCCGCTTTCCCATGGAGGTCGGCCTCGTCGGCGATGCCGCCGAGACGCTGCGCGCCCTGCTGCCGCGACTGAAACCCAAGAGCGATGGCGCCTGGCGCCAGGGTATCCAGGACGACGTCGCGAAATGGTGGAAGACGCTCGATGATCGGGCACATCAGCCCGCAGCACCGGTCAATCCGCAGCTCGTCGCCTGGGAGCTGTCTCCGCGCCTGCCCGACCGCGCCATCGTCACCAGCGATTCCGGCTCCTGCGCCAACTGGTTCGCGCGCGACCTGAAGATGCGCCGCGGCATGACGGCCTCGCTCTCAGGCGGGCTCGCCTCGATGGGTGCCGCGGTGCCCTATGCGCTCGCCGCGAAATACGCCCATTCCGACCGCCCGGTGATCGCACTCGTCGGCGACGGCGCGATGCAGATGAACAACATGGCCGAGCTGATCACCGCCGCCAAGTATTGGCGCGACTGGAAGGATCCGCGCTTCATCGTCTGCGTCTTCAACAATGAAGACCTCAACCAGGTGACCTGGGAGCAGCGCGTCATCAACGGCGATCCGAAATTCGAGGCATCGCAGCGCATACCAAACGTGTCCTATTCGCGCTTTGCCGAACTGATCGGCCTCTCCGGCATCTATGTCGACAGCCCGCGGCTGCTGGGCTCGGCCTGGGAGCAGGCGCTGGCGAGCGAGATGCCGGTGGTGCTGGAGGTGAAGACCGATCCCGAAGTGCCGCCGCTGCCGCCGCACATCACCTTGCAGCAGGCCAAGAACTTCTCGCTTGCGCTGCTGAAGGGCGATCCCAACGAGAGCGGAGTGATCAAGGGGGCGGCGCGGCAGGTGCTGGAAAAGATCCTACCTGGAAACGAATGA
- a CDS encoding PRC-barrel domain-containing protein → MLNQGELDQNEMGRLIGSDKVEGTSVYGADRNKIGSIERVMIDKISGKVSYAVLGFGGFLGLGNDHYPLPWQSLKYDTELGGYVTGITTKELEGAPKYGERSDWNWGDDAAVRGINSYYGVPFA, encoded by the coding sequence ATGTTGAATCAGGGTGAACTGGACCAAAACGAGATGGGTCGGTTGATCGGCAGCGACAAGGTCGAGGGAACATCGGTCTACGGTGCCGATCGCAACAAAATCGGCTCGATCGAACGCGTGATGATCGACAAGATCAGCGGCAAGGTGTCCTACGCCGTGCTCGGCTTCGGCGGATTTCTGGGCCTCGGCAACGACCACTATCCGCTGCCGTGGCAGTCGCTGAAATACGACACGGAGCTCGGCGGTTACGTCACCGGCATCACCACCAAGGAACTGGAAGGCGCGCCCAAATACGGCGAACGGAGTGATTGGAACTGGGGTGATGACGCCGCGGTTCGCGGGATCAACTCCTATTACGGTGTCCCCTTCGCGTAA
- a CDS encoding HlyD family secretion protein, which yields MDAQTRERGPSAEQPQRAKEAPKISPDQAHDATDSKPAKAPSLREHWLLASVGTIVLLAALIGGVLYWLQVRHYESTDDAFVAARSFSVASKVGGYVTDIPVTDNQHVKAGDLLAKIDERDYRIAIDQANAQVAVARANIANVEAQIVSQQEQIKQAEAQLEQAQAQLQFSQEEFARAQDLVEKGAGTVQRQQQTRSDLQAQQANTERAKTAVTAAQVGIKTLQAQLEGARAQLQQSQAQLDQAKLNLQYTSVVAAQSGRVVKLSGAKGTFVTAGQSLMMFVPDEVWIVANYKETQLNDMRPGQPVEIRIDAYPARKLTGHVDSVQPGSGTAFSLLPAENATGNYVKVVQRVPVKIVVDSWPADLPVGPGMSVVPWTRVR from the coding sequence GTGGATGCTCAAACACGGGAGCGTGGACCGTCCGCGGAGCAGCCGCAGAGGGCGAAGGAAGCTCCGAAGATATCTCCTGATCAGGCCCATGACGCCACGGACTCGAAGCCGGCCAAGGCGCCGTCGCTTCGCGAGCATTGGTTGCTGGCAAGCGTTGGCACCATCGTCTTGCTCGCGGCCCTTATCGGCGGAGTGCTCTATTGGCTCCAGGTGCGCCACTATGAATCCACCGACGATGCCTTCGTCGCCGCGCGCAGCTTTTCCGTGGCCTCCAAGGTTGGCGGCTACGTGACCGACATACCCGTGACGGACAACCAGCATGTCAAAGCCGGGGACCTTCTCGCCAAGATCGACGAGCGCGACTATCGCATCGCCATCGATCAGGCCAATGCGCAGGTCGCGGTCGCCAGGGCGAACATCGCCAATGTCGAGGCGCAGATCGTCTCCCAGCAGGAGCAGATCAAGCAGGCGGAGGCGCAGCTCGAACAGGCCCAGGCCCAGCTTCAGTTCTCGCAGGAAGAATTCGCGCGCGCCCAGGATCTGGTCGAGAAGGGCGCCGGCACCGTGCAGCGCCAGCAGCAGACCCGCTCCGATCTTCAGGCGCAGCAGGCCAACACGGAACGCGCGAAGACCGCTGTGACGGCCGCGCAGGTCGGCATCAAGACGCTGCAGGCGCAGCTCGAGGGCGCCCGGGCGCAGCTCCAGCAGTCGCAGGCGCAGCTCGATCAGGCCAAGCTGAACCTGCAATATACCAGCGTGGTTGCGGCGCAGTCCGGCCGCGTCGTCAAGCTCAGCGGCGCCAAGGGCACTTTCGTGACAGCCGGACAGAGCCTGATGATGTTCGTGCCTGACGAGGTCTGGATCGTCGCCAACTACAAGGAGACGCAGCTCAACGACATGCGGCCGGGTCAGCCGGTCGAGATCCGCATCGATGCCTATCCCGCGCGCAAGCTCACCGGCCATGTCGACTCCGTGCAGCCGGGCTCCGGCACCGCGTTCAGCCTGTTGCCGGCGGAGAACGCCACCGGAAATTACGTCAAGGTGGTGCAGCGCGTGCCGGTGAAGATCGTGGTCGACAGCTGGCCGGCCGATCTGCCCGTTGGTCCCGGCATGTCGGTCGTGCCCTGGACCAGGGTGCGATGA
- a CDS encoding DUF3147 family protein, whose amino-acid sequence MTEYVVRFIAGGIIVSAFAILGDMLKPKSFAGLLGAAPSVALATLGIAVVQHGPQYAAAESWTMIYGAVALGCYSVVVCHLLIRYCVSALPATVLAGIVWLAVAFGLLAGFGGAA is encoded by the coding sequence ATGACCGAATATGTCGTGCGCTTCATCGCCGGTGGCATCATCGTCTCCGCTTTTGCGATCTTGGGCGATATGCTCAAACCCAAAAGCTTTGCGGGGTTGCTCGGCGCAGCACCGTCAGTTGCACTGGCGACGCTCGGCATCGCCGTCGTCCAGCACGGCCCGCAATACGCCGCGGCAGAAAGCTGGACGATGATCTATGGCGCGGTCGCGCTCGGCTGCTACAGCGTCGTCGTCTGCCATCTGCTGATCAGATACTGTGTGTCCGCGCTGCCGGCGACCGTCCTTGCTGGTATCGTGTGGCTTGCGGTCGCCTTCGGCCTGCTCGCCGGCTTTGGAGGTGCGGCCTGA
- a CDS encoding phosphatase PAP2 family protein has translation MALVEVKPSRIDTAIADTIADHTNSGIEHTAQTLTWAADEHVLLALAAAGWLYTHIWQPQQRPVANHVVAVSLATAVLPHVLKSIFDQTRPDRLTIRGHRHGVPISGQARDAFPSGHAVHMGALASAAGLLPKTPRRLVRAIAVALSLTRIAVLAHWASDVVAGFALGAAVERLLRPWTLTQSLRKQLTWRKRP, from the coding sequence ATGGCATTAGTAGAGGTTAAACCTAGCCGGATCGACACCGCGATCGCGGATACGATCGCTGATCACACCAATTCAGGCATCGAGCACACGGCGCAGACATTGACCTGGGCTGCCGACGAGCACGTGCTGCTCGCGCTGGCCGCGGCAGGGTGGCTCTACACTCATATTTGGCAGCCCCAACAGCGCCCCGTTGCAAATCACGTTGTGGCCGTGTCGCTGGCGACTGCCGTCCTCCCGCATGTCCTGAAATCCATATTCGATCAGACCAGGCCAGACCGGCTGACCATACGCGGACACCGACATGGAGTACCCATCTCAGGACAGGCGCGCGACGCCTTCCCGTCCGGTCACGCGGTCCATATGGGCGCACTTGCCTCGGCGGCGGGCCTGCTGCCGAAAACGCCGCGTCGGTTGGTGCGTGCGATTGCGGTCGCACTTTCGCTGACACGGATTGCGGTACTCGCGCATTGGGCAAGCGACGTCGTCGCAGGCTTTGCGCTGGGCGCGGCTGTAGAGAGACTCTTGCGGCCATGGACACTGACGCAATCGTTGCGCAAGCAGCTCACTTGGCGGAAACGGCCATGA
- a CDS encoding DUF4142 domain-containing protein: protein MKRMIIAAACVLLAGPALAQSLGEKTGVNSALGVAPATADFVKEVAISDMFEIESSKLAEQKGNAQEKTFAQQMVTDHTKTSSELKGLVSGGKVQATLPTALDSSHQSKLDKLKSANGKDFSSDYNSYQVSAHEDAVSLFERYAKGGDNSDLKDWAGKTLPALKHHLDMAKELGKAPSVGQTK, encoded by the coding sequence ATGAAACGAATGATTATCGCAGCTGCTTGCGTGCTGCTCGCAGGCCCCGCACTCGCCCAGTCGCTCGGCGAGAAAACCGGCGTCAACTCGGCGCTCGGCGTCGCGCCCGCCACCGCCGACTTCGTCAAGGAAGTCGCCATCAGCGATATGTTCGAGATCGAGTCGAGCAAGCTCGCCGAGCAGAAAGGCAACGCGCAGGAGAAGACCTTTGCGCAACAGATGGTGACCGACCACACCAAGACCAGCAGCGAACTTAAGGGCCTTGTCAGCGGCGGCAAGGTGCAGGCGACGCTGCCGACAGCACTCGACAGCTCGCATCAGAGCAAACTCGACAAGCTCAAGAGCGCGAATGGCAAGGACTTCAGTTCGGATTACAATTCGTACCAGGTCAGCGCCCATGAGGACGCGGTCTCGCTGTTCGAGCGTTACGCCAAGGGCGGCGACAATTCCGACCTGAAGGATTGGGCCGGCAAGACGCTGCCGGCGCTCAAGCACCATCTCGACATGGCCAAGGAGCTCGGCAAGGCGCCGAGCGTCGGTCAGACCAAGTAA
- a CDS encoding DUF4142 domain-containing protein, with product MRILLAMVLAFISTAPLADSTGERRPTGSTPTATETISDLYTFSRFQQGLLESTDLKGNAEVKNLAALRAEEAARRDKALKQIQETIGTEPRVAKTTSASARLVEPETSDGPTFVRSFYAAQIPEYESVIDLLERYLKAPDNAALATFAREQLPLLRSQVKEAERTMADK from the coding sequence ATGCGGATTCTTCTCGCGATGGTTTTGGCGTTCATCAGCACTGCACCGCTTGCCGACAGCACCGGAGAGCGACGGCCGACCGGCAGCACGCCGACCGCAACCGAGACCATCAGCGACCTCTACACTTTCAGCCGCTTTCAGCAGGGCTTGCTGGAGAGCACCGACCTGAAGGGCAATGCCGAGGTCAAGAACCTCGCCGCCCTGCGCGCCGAAGAAGCAGCCCGGCGCGACAAGGCCCTGAAACAGATTCAGGAGACGATCGGCACCGAACCGCGCGTCGCCAAGACGACCTCGGCGAGCGCGAGGCTGGTCGAGCCCGAAACTTCGGACGGACCGACTTTCGTCAGAAGCTTCTATGCCGCGCAGATTCCCGAGTATGAATCGGTGATCGACCTGCTCGAGCGCTATCTGAAGGCGCCCGACAATGCCGCGCTTGCAACATTCGCGCGCGAGCAGCTCCCACTGTTGCGCTCACAGGTCAAAGAAGCCGAGCGCACCATGGCAGACAAGTAG
- a CDS encoding DUF3147 family protein codes for MPVKLSLSALKQTRWYEYGIRFLLGGLATVLTGVLGARFGVSVGGLFLALPAIFCASATLVESHERRTKEKAGLSGTRRGQEAAGLDAAGAAWGSIGLLAFAAVFHVTVAASVPGAFAAALIAWAVVSVLAWGLRRKLRIVSRKPPRSAHSPSAKDSPLTKR; via the coding sequence ATGCCGGTCAAGCTGTCGCTCTCCGCGCTGAAGCAGACGCGCTGGTACGAATACGGCATTCGTTTCCTGCTCGGTGGCCTGGCGACCGTGCTCACGGGGGTTCTGGGAGCGCGCTTCGGTGTTTCCGTCGGCGGACTTTTCCTTGCGCTTCCCGCCATCTTCTGCGCGAGCGCAACGCTGGTCGAAAGCCATGAACGCCGCACCAAGGAGAAGGCCGGCCTCAGCGGCACGCGCCGCGGACAAGAGGCCGCCGGGCTCGACGCGGCTGGTGCCGCCTGGGGAAGCATCGGTCTCCTGGCATTCGCCGCCGTCTTTCATGTTACCGTGGCCGCAAGCGTTCCGGGCGCTTTCGCCGCCGCGTTGATAGCTTGGGCCGTGGTTTCGGTATTGGCCTGGGGGCTCAGGCGCAAGCTGCGCATCGTCTCCCGCAAACCGCCCCGGTCAGCCCATTCGCCATCAGCAAAGGATTCTCCCCTTACGAAGCGTTAG